From a single Adhaeribacter swui genomic region:
- a CDS encoding 3-ketoacyl-ACP reductase, producing the protein MESLKGKIALVTGAGKGIGRAIAIALAKEGVHVGLLARNSSQLQKVANEMQGLGVKTSVVTADVANRTAVEAAAAQIKKNLGAVDILINNAGTGTFAKFLEMDPTEWENIIKVNLLGVYYMTRAVLPDMIERQTGDIINISSTAGQRGAAVTSAYSASKFGVMGLTESLMQEVRKHNIRVSALTPSTVATELAIANKLTDGNPEKVMQPEDLAELVIAQLKLNRRVFIKEAGMWSTNP; encoded by the coding sequence ATGGAGTCATTAAAAGGTAAAATTGCTTTAGTTACCGGCGCCGGAAAAGGCATTGGCCGGGCCATTGCCATTGCTTTAGCCAAAGAAGGGGTACACGTGGGATTATTAGCCCGCAACTCCAGCCAATTACAAAAAGTAGCTAACGAAATGCAAGGCTTAGGCGTTAAAACCTCGGTAGTTACCGCCGATGTAGCCAACAGAACCGCGGTAGAAGCCGCCGCCGCCCAGATAAAGAAAAACTTAGGCGCGGTAGATATTCTTATTAACAATGCGGGCACCGGTACTTTCGCCAAATTCCTGGAAATGGATCCCACCGAATGGGAAAACATTATTAAAGTAAACTTGCTGGGCGTGTATTACATGACCCGCGCCGTATTGCCCGACATGATTGAACGCCAAACCGGCGATATCATTAATATTTCGTCGACGGCGGGCCAGCGGGGAGCGGCCGTTACCAGTGCCTACAGCGCGTCTAAATTTGGGGTAATGGGTTTAACCGAATCGCTGATGCAGGAAGTCCGGAAACATAATATCCGGGTAAGTGCTTTAACGCCCAGCACGGTAGCCACCGAATTAGCCATTGCCAACAAACTCACCGACGGCAACCCCGAAAAAGTAATGCAACCCGAAGATTTGGCCGAACTGGTAATTGCCCAACTAAAACTAAACCGCCGGGTATTTATTAAAGAAGCCGGCATGTGGTCGACTAATCCTTGA
- a CDS encoding SDR family oxidoreductase produces the protein MKVLVTGATGYIGKRLIYYLVSLGYKVYGTVRDQNRFTVPESLQANIHIQEADFLNPASLQQLPTDIDIAFYLIHSMSTSYRHFNDLEEKTAQHFTDYIKTTNCRQIIYLGGIANDAELSRHLHSRKHVEEILATSNIPVTVLRAAIIIGSGSASFEIIRDLVEKLPVMIAPKWLQSRCQPIGIRNVMEYLAGVIDKPETYNMVFDIGGAEILTYKQMLAIFAEVRGLKRWIISVPVLSPKLSSYWLYFVTATSFALARSLVDSMKNEVVCRNLGITDIVPLPLMTYQEAVELAFTRIGQNEVASSWKDSFAGSEAPLKVSEFIQVPEEGCFKDRRDFVFTRSPEAVVNNIFRIGGLQGWYYLNSLWRLRGFIDKLFGGVGLRRGRTNYATINAGDALDFWRVLYADKQEKRLLLYAEMKLPGEAWLEFKILKKEEQNHLVQTATFRPKGLLGRLYWYSVLPFHYFIFNGMARNLIHYGE, from the coding sequence ATGAAAGTGTTGGTAACCGGTGCCACGGGCTATATTGGCAAGCGACTGATTTATTACCTGGTAAGTTTGGGCTATAAGGTATACGGTACCGTGCGCGACCAAAACCGCTTTACAGTGCCAGAAAGCTTGCAGGCCAACATTCACATTCAGGAAGCAGATTTTTTGAACCCGGCCAGCCTGCAACAACTCCCCACCGACATTGATATTGCTTTTTACCTGATTCATTCGATGAGCACCTCGTACAGGCATTTTAATGACCTGGAAGAAAAAACGGCGCAGCACTTTACCGATTACATTAAAACCACTAACTGCCGACAAATTATTTACCTGGGAGGCATTGCGAACGATGCCGAACTATCGCGGCATTTGCATTCGCGCAAACACGTCGAAGAAATTCTCGCTACTTCCAACATTCCGGTTACGGTGTTACGCGCCGCGATAATTATCGGTTCGGGCAGTGCGTCTTTCGAAATTATCCGGGATTTGGTAGAAAAACTCCCCGTTATGATTGCACCTAAATGGCTGCAATCGCGGTGCCAGCCCATTGGTATCCGTAATGTGATGGAATATTTGGCGGGGGTAATAGACAAACCGGAAACTTATAATATGGTATTTGATATTGGCGGTGCCGAAATTTTAACCTACAAACAAATGCTGGCGATTTTTGCCGAGGTGCGCGGTTTAAAGCGTTGGATAATCTCGGTACCAGTGCTTTCGCCGAAGTTGTCGTCGTACTGGCTGTATTTTGTTACGGCTACGTCTTTTGCATTGGCTCGCAGCCTGGTAGATTCCATGAAAAACGAAGTAGTGTGTCGCAACCTGGGCATTACCGACATTGTACCGTTGCCACTCATGACCTACCAAGAAGCAGTTGAACTGGCTTTTACCCGCATTGGCCAAAACGAAGTAGCCTCTAGTTGGAAAGATTCTTTTGCTGGGAGCGAAGCTCCTTTAAAAGTTTCGGAGTTTATTCAGGTGCCTGAAGAAGGCTGCTTTAAAGATCGCCGCGATTTTGTTTTTACCCGCTCCCCGGAAGCCGTGGTCAACAATATCTTCCGAATTGGCGGTTTGCAAGGCTGGTATTACCTGAATAGTTTGTGGCGGCTACGCGGGTTTATAGATAAGCTTTTTGGCGGGGTTGGTTTGCGGCGGGGTCGCACCAATTACGCCACCATTAACGCCGGAGATGCCCTCGATTTCTGGCGGGTACTCTACGCCGATAAACAGGAAAAACGCTTGCTCCTCTACGCCGAAATGAAATTACCCGGCGAAGCCTGGCTGGAATTTAAAATTTTAAAAAAAGAAGAGCAAAACCACCTAGTGCAAACGGCCACTTTCCGGCCCAAAGGCTTGCTAGGCCGCTTGTATTGGTACTCTGTTTTACCTTTCCATTATTTTATCTTCAACGGCATGGCCCGCAATCTGATCCATTACGGGGAGTAA
- a CDS encoding DinB family protein, which translates to MDVLNQQYKWMQSARAVLFSYIDTLTIAHFTEELPGYGHNSIRSVLVHTANTYQFLLGSFAQGKELPIIKPLMVTHISEVRRIFREVNELTEAFIGQFQDKWLNPVTGEIPWRKTTLETTPLALFTHVITHECHHKGQVVSMSRQLGYTPPDTDLLRL; encoded by the coding sequence ATGGACGTTTTAAATCAGCAGTATAAATGGATGCAAAGCGCCCGCGCCGTCTTGTTTAGTTATATTGATACCTTAACGATTGCGCATTTTACAGAAGAATTACCTGGTTACGGCCATAACAGCATCCGGAGTGTGCTGGTGCATACGGCCAATACCTACCAGTTTTTGTTAGGCAGTTTTGCCCAAGGTAAAGAATTGCCGATCATAAAACCGTTAATGGTAACCCATATAAGCGAAGTGCGGCGTATCTTTCGCGAGGTAAACGAACTAACCGAGGCGTTTATCGGGCAGTTTCAGGATAAGTGGCTGAATCCGGTTACCGGCGAAATACCCTGGCGCAAAACTACCCTGGAAACTACGCCGCTGGCCCTTTTTACGCACGTAATTACCCACGAATGCCACCACAAAGGGCAGGTAGTTTCGATGAGCCGGCAACTTGGGTACACGCCACCCGATACAGATTTACTCCGGTTGTAA
- a CDS encoding alkene reductase has protein sequence MENQPLLTPYQLGNLSLKNRVVMAPMTRSRADNPDNAATELTAQYYRQRASAGLIITEGTQVSPQGVGYINTPGIYSEAQVKGWQLVTEAVHAKEGKIFAQLWHVGRISHPDFHNGALPVAPSAINPNDKAFTPLGFKDTVTPRALETHEVQAIVQDFKKAAANAVQANFDGVELHASNGYLFHQFFSKVSNQRTDQYGGSIENRARFLFETLDAVKEVIDLSRVGVRLNPSLHGMSGITVDEETIPTFEYIVKRLNDYNLAYVHLSEPFTPVEGVPYAVTEIAKHFRPLYNGTLIINKGFNQETGNQIIADGLADLVAFGVPFIANPDLPERFAQNAGLNTPDKNTFYAGGVNGYVDYPALTEVAVN, from the coding sequence ATGGAAAATCAACCACTTTTAACTCCTTATCAATTAGGAAATTTATCTTTAAAAAACCGGGTAGTAATGGCTCCCATGACCCGGAGCCGGGCCGATAACCCCGACAACGCGGCTACCGAATTAACCGCCCAGTATTACCGGCAACGGGCTTCGGCGGGTTTAATTATTACCGAAGGTACCCAGGTAAGTCCGCAGGGCGTGGGTTATATTAACACCCCAGGTATTTACTCCGAAGCCCAGGTAAAAGGCTGGCAATTAGTAACCGAAGCGGTGCACGCCAAAGAAGGTAAAATATTTGCCCAATTGTGGCACGTAGGCCGCATCTCGCATCCCGATTTTCATAACGGTGCGTTACCGGTAGCGCCTTCGGCCATTAACCCGAACGATAAAGCATTTACCCCGCTGGGCTTTAAAGATACCGTAACCCCGCGCGCCCTGGAAACCCACGAAGTACAAGCCATTGTGCAGGATTTTAAAAAAGCCGCCGCTAACGCCGTACAAGCCAATTTTGATGGAGTAGAACTGCACGCCAGCAACGGTTATTTATTTCACCAGTTTTTTAGTAAAGTATCTAACCAGCGCACCGACCAGTATGGCGGCTCCATCGAAAACCGGGCGCGTTTCTTGTTCGAAACCCTGGACGCTGTAAAAGAAGTAATCGACTTAAGCCGGGTAGGGGTGCGGCTAAACCCATCGTTGCACGGCATGAGCGGCATTACTGTGGACGAAGAAACGATCCCGACTTTCGAGTACATTGTAAAACGCTTAAACGACTATAATTTAGCCTACGTGCATTTATCGGAGCCGTTTACTCCCGTAGAAGGCGTGCCTTATGCTGTAACCGAAATAGCCAAGCATTTCCGGCCTTTGTATAACGGAACCCTGATTATTAACAAAGGCTTTAACCAGGAAACCGGTAACCAGATTATCGCGGATGGTTTAGCGGATTTAGTAGCATTTGGGGTGCCCTTTATTGCTAATCCGGATTTGCCGGAGCGTTTCGCTCAGAACGCCGGCTTAAATACTCCGGATAAAAATACGTTTTACGCGGGTGGCGTTAACGGTTACGTCGATTACCCGGCGTTAACCGAAGTAGCAGTTAATTGA
- a CDS encoding SelT/SelW/SelH family protein: MPLPRLEINYCTQCRWLLRAAWLAQEVLTTFELEMGEVALVPGTGGVLDIRLNGELIFSRKEAGRFPEAKELKQLIRDIIAPDKPLGHSDRK; the protein is encoded by the coding sequence ATGCCATTACCGCGTTTAGAAATTAACTATTGTACCCAATGCCGTTGGTTGCTGCGGGCTGCCTGGCTTGCCCAGGAAGTTTTAACCACCTTTGAGCTCGAAATGGGCGAAGTGGCCCTGGTCCCGGGCACGGGCGGCGTGTTAGATATCCGGCTGAACGGCGAATTAATTTTCTCGCGCAAAGAAGCCGGCCGTTTCCCGGAAGCCAAAGAATTAAAGCAGCTTATCCGCGATATTATAGCCCCGGATAAACCTTTGGGCCACAGCGACCGCAAGTAA
- a CDS encoding VOC family protein codes for MKSLFCFCLAGLLFLNFTAAQAQTNSTSVASNAPTRLNHIALHVNDLKKSTSFYENFLQLQQIPEPFHDGLHTWFTVGEKSHLHLIQGKARKTVYDKGEHLCFSVASVEDFIGRLNKANVKFENWVGKPQEYTLRTDGVKQVYFQDPDGHWIEVNDAKE; via the coding sequence ATGAAATCTTTATTCTGTTTTTGCCTGGCCGGTTTGCTTTTTTTAAATTTTACCGCAGCTCAGGCCCAAACCAATTCTACTTCGGTAGCCAGTAATGCGCCAACCCGTTTAAACCACATTGCGCTGCACGTAAACGACTTAAAAAAATCGACCAGCTTTTACGAAAACTTTTTGCAACTGCAACAAATACCCGAGCCGTTTCATGATGGTTTGCATACCTGGTTTACCGTCGGCGAAAAATCACATTTACATTTAATTCAGGGCAAAGCCCGTAAAACGGTTTACGATAAAGGCGAACATTTATGCTTTAGCGTAGCTTCGGTAGAAGATTTTATCGGGCGTTTAAATAAAGCCAACGTTAAATTCGAGAACTGGGTAGGCAAACCCCAGGAATACACCCTGCGCACCGACGGCGTAAAGCAAGTTTATTTCCAGGACCCCGACGGCCATTGGATTGAAGTAAACGACGCTAAAGAATAA
- a CDS encoding family 20 glycosylhydrolase, whose amino-acid sequence MSISTNQYLKIFWVTLGAVFFNFYSAQSQPTALEPQKLVANWEINENNYQNKAQFLSTLTLTNKSAGALPAAGWKIYFNFNRSIIPGSVRGTVNIRHLNGDLFEISPRPDFRIMVTGNTTRISFITGGAALNITDAPTGFYFVWDNNPRQGLAMAPVTVTVPTQAEQSLPGAGNGPTITLATPESIFQQNKNTEDIVANKLPQVFPTPATYRETGAEFVLTPEVPIITPNDYFPEAEMLANDLAAVFGKKLTYRNSGEGKAIRLIKKEDFGPEAYELRVTPQEIVINASAPAGMFYGLQSLKTMLPPTALDGKQKSVTLRGVEITDSPRFGHRAVMLDVARNFQPKSQILKILDLMALYKLNVLHFHLNDDEGWRLEIKPLPELTEVGSKRAHTLDSRDNLPPSYGSGPVSNGPPGSGFYTRADFVQILKYARDRNIKVIPEIETPGHARAAIKAMDARYTRLLGAGQKEAAEKYLLRDVSDKSEYRSVQNWNDNVINVALPSVYNFMETVVDEVRDMYQEAGATLQTIHFGGDEVPNGVWVKSPVVQKLMQEDDRFTSVDDMWYFYFEKVNDILKTRNLYLSGWEEVAMRKTEIDGQKHYIPNPGLVNENIHVDVWNNVLGGGAEDLAYRLANAGYKVVLSNVTNLYMDMAYNPTFEETGFYWGSYVDVDKPFRFIPFNYYKNTKTDKFGKPLPKNLFTGKERLTEFGKNNIVGIQGLLWAETIISPERMEYMLLPKLLGLAERAWAPEPEWAIEKDSVKSETQYQQAWSQFANVLGKRELPRLDRYSSGYRYRLPLPGAVVQNGKVTANVQLPGLTIRYTADGTEPTIKSKVYTGPITETGAIKLRTFDSTGRGGKTVRVVNL is encoded by the coding sequence ATGTCTATTTCTACTAACCAATATTTAAAAATTTTCTGGGTTACGTTAGGGGCCGTTTTTTTTAATTTTTATTCTGCCCAAAGCCAACCTACCGCTCTGGAGCCGCAAAAGCTGGTGGCTAACTGGGAAATAAATGAGAATAATTATCAGAATAAAGCGCAGTTTTTATCTACGCTTACTTTAACCAATAAATCTGCCGGGGCTTTGCCCGCCGCCGGCTGGAAAATCTATTTCAACTTTAACCGCTCTATAATTCCGGGTTCGGTGCGGGGCACCGTAAACATCCGGCACCTCAACGGCGATTTATTTGAAATTTCGCCCCGGCCCGATTTCCGGATTATGGTTACCGGTAATACCACGCGCATTTCTTTTATAACCGGTGGCGCCGCCCTGAACATTACCGATGCACCCACAGGTTTTTATTTTGTTTGGGATAACAACCCCCGCCAGGGTTTAGCTATGGCGCCGGTAACCGTAACCGTGCCCACCCAAGCCGAACAAAGTTTACCCGGCGCGGGCAACGGCCCCACCATTACGCTGGCCACCCCCGAGTCTATTTTTCAGCAAAATAAAAATACCGAAGACATTGTCGCGAATAAATTGCCCCAGGTTTTCCCGACACCGGCTACTTACCGTGAAACCGGGGCCGAGTTTGTTTTAACCCCGGAAGTGCCCATTATTACGCCCAACGATTATTTCCCGGAGGCCGAAATGCTGGCCAACGATTTGGCGGCCGTTTTTGGTAAAAAATTAACCTACCGCAATTCCGGCGAAGGCAAGGCCATTCGCTTAATTAAAAAAGAAGATTTTGGCCCGGAAGCGTATGAGTTGCGCGTAACTCCCCAGGAAATTGTAATTAACGCCTCGGCACCGGCGGGTATGTTTTACGGACTGCAATCTTTAAAAACCATGTTGCCCCCAACTGCCCTGGACGGTAAACAAAAAAGTGTTACACTAAGAGGCGTAGAAATTACGGATTCGCCGCGTTTTGGGCACCGGGCCGTAATGCTGGATGTAGCCCGTAATTTTCAGCCAAAAAGCCAAATTTTAAAAATTTTAGATTTAATGGCCTTGTATAAGCTCAATGTGTTGCATTTTCACTTGAACGACGACGAAGGCTGGCGCCTGGAAATTAAACCGTTACCGGAACTTACCGAAGTAGGCTCCAAACGCGCGCATACCCTCGATAGCCGCGATAACCTGCCGCCTTCCTACGGTTCAGGTCCGGTAAGTAACGGTCCTCCCGGTTCTGGTTTTTACACCCGCGCCGATTTTGTGCAAATTTTAAAATACGCCCGCGACCGCAACATTAAAGTAATTCCGGAAATTGAAACCCCGGGCCATGCACGCGCTGCTATTAAAGCCATGGATGCCCGGTACACGCGCCTGCTGGGTGCCGGCCAAAAAGAAGCCGCTGAAAAATACTTGCTCCGCGATGTAAGCGATAAATCAGAATACCGCTCTGTGCAAAACTGGAACGATAACGTGATCAACGTAGCATTGCCGTCGGTGTATAATTTTATGGAAACCGTGGTAGACGAGGTGCGCGATATGTACCAAGAGGCCGGCGCTACCTTGCAAACCATCCATTTTGGCGGCGACGAAGTGCCTAACGGCGTTTGGGTAAAATCGCCGGTGGTGCAAAAATTAATGCAGGAAGATGATCGGTTTACCTCCGTGGATGATATGTGGTATTTTTATTTCGAGAAAGTAAACGATATTTTAAAAACCCGCAATTTATACCTGTCGGGGTGGGAAGAAGTAGCCATGCGCAAAACCGAAATCGATGGTCAGAAGCACTACATTCCGAATCCCGGTTTGGTTAACGAAAACATTCACGTGGATGTCTGGAACAATGTGCTGGGCGGCGGGGCCGAAGATTTAGCTTACCGGTTGGCTAATGCGGGGTACAAGGTAGTGCTTTCTAATGTTACTAATTTATACATGGATATGGCCTATAATCCCACGTTTGAAGAAACGGGATTTTACTGGGGCAGCTACGTAGACGTGGACAAGCCATTCCGCTTTATTCCGTTTAACTACTACAAAAACACCAAAACCGATAAGTTTGGTAAACCTCTGCCAAAAAACTTATTTACCGGCAAAGAACGCCTTACTGAGTTCGGTAAGAATAACATTGTGGGTATTCAGGGCTTGCTCTGGGCCGAAACCATTATTAGTCCGGAACGCATGGAATACATGTTGCTGCCTAAATTACTGGGTCTAGCCGAACGCGCCTGGGCTCCAGAACCCGAGTGGGCGATAGAAAAAGATTCGGTAAAAAGCGAAACGCAGTACCAGCAAGCCTGGTCGCAGTTTGCCAATGTGCTAGGTAAGCGGGAACTGCCCCGCCTGGACCGGTACAGCAGTGGTTACCGCTACCGCTTGCCTTTACCCGGGGCCGTGGTGCAAAATGGTAAAGTAACCGCTAACGTGCAACTGCCCGGTTTAACTATCCGCTACACCGCCGATGGTACCGAGCCCACCATAAAAAGCAAAGTATACACCGGTCCTATTACCGAAACCGGCGCCATTAAACTCCGCACTTTCGATAGTACGGGTAGGGGCGGTAAAACCGTGCGAGTGGTTAATTTGTAA
- a CDS encoding porin family protein has protein sequence MLINYLSKKLLGVGLVVFLLLGAGQVSAQENNPGPKFGIKGGLNFSQLYVDQPTVEDENMKVGYHFGVFGKVPITSFLAIQPEVLYSSVGSKITYGGSDFENLVGIEPGEIRFNLNYVQVPIALAVNIGPLNVHAGPYLAYLASAKIRDLKTSDLNPNDVKELNRDDFNSFDYGAVIGVGFDVRGLTLGARYNYGLREVGKSGLAGSLTNDSKNSAAQIYIGFGL, from the coding sequence ATGTTAATTAATTATCTTTCTAAAAAATTATTGGGTGTCGGGTTAGTGGTTTTCTTACTACTTGGTGCTGGACAGGTTAGCGCGCAGGAAAATAATCCGGGGCCTAAGTTTGGAATTAAAGGAGGTTTAAACTTTTCGCAATTGTACGTAGATCAGCCTACTGTCGAAGACGAAAACATGAAGGTAGGCTACCATTTCGGGGTATTTGGCAAAGTGCCGATTACCAGTTTCTTAGCCATTCAGCCAGAGGTGCTTTACTCCAGTGTGGGTTCCAAAATTACTTACGGTGGTTCTGATTTCGAGAATTTGGTAGGCATTGAACCTGGTGAAATTCGTTTTAACTTAAACTACGTTCAGGTACCAATTGCATTGGCAGTTAACATTGGCCCATTAAACGTACATGCCGGCCCTTATCTGGCTTATCTGGCTTCTGCTAAAATCAGAGATTTAAAAACTTCGGATTTAAACCCCAATGATGTAAAAGAATTGAACCGCGACGATTTTAATAGCTTCGATTACGGGGCTGTAATTGGCGTTGGGTTTGATGTACGGGGGCTTACCTTGGGCGCTCGTTATAACTATGGCTTGCGCGAAGTGGGTAAGAGTGGTTTAGCCGGTAGTTTAACTAACGACTCTAAAAATTCTGCTGCACAGATTTATATCGGTTTCGGGTTATAA
- a CDS encoding MarR family winged helix-turn-helix transcriptional regulator: MKLEEEIKQKSFKSPYHRMMVNIMFTGNFLQKRLLCMMREFNISPQQHNVLSILRGQHPNPCSLGDIQERMLDRMSNATRLVDKLLEKDLVVRCQCPNNRRKIEITITNAGLNLLSQIEAKVPSFEELFPAISPEEATTLAQLLDKSRE, translated from the coding sequence TTGAAACTCGAAGAAGAAATAAAACAGAAAAGCTTTAAATCGCCGTACCACCGGATGATGGTAAACATTATGTTTACGGGCAACTTTCTGCAAAAACGACTGCTCTGCATGATGCGCGAATTTAACATTTCGCCGCAACAGCATAATGTATTAAGTATTCTGCGTGGCCAACATCCCAATCCGTGTTCGCTGGGCGATATTCAGGAACGTATGCTCGACCGCATGAGCAATGCCACCCGTTTGGTAGATAAGCTGCTCGAAAAAGATTTGGTAGTGCGTTGCCAATGCCCTAATAACCGGCGCAAAATAGAAATAACCATTACCAATGCCGGATTAAACTTATTAAGCCAAATCGAAGCTAAAGTGCCGTCTTTTGAAGAACTGTTTCCGGCTATTAGCCCCGAAGAAGCTACTACGCTGGCGCAGTTACTGGATAAATCGCGGGAATAA
- a CDS encoding type II toxin-antitoxin system RelE/ParE family toxin, with the protein MDLKVLWTNTASEQLEDVFDYFKITTNLTVARKIVKGILKKTNSLSKHPRKGQREPLLANRPKEYRYLVEGNYKIIYWIDLTTIYVSAVFDTRQNPEKINKTE; encoded by the coding sequence ATGGACTTAAAAGTTCTATGGACAAACACAGCCAGTGAGCAATTAGAAGACGTATTTGATTATTTTAAAATAACGACAAACCTTACCGTTGCGAGAAAGATTGTCAAAGGAATTTTAAAGAAAACAAACTCTTTATCAAAGCATCCAAGAAAAGGACAGCGAGAACCATTACTTGCTAATAGACCAAAAGAATACAGGTATCTTGTTGAAGGCAATTACAAAATAATCTATTGGATTGATTTAACAACCATTTACGTTTCAGCAGTTTTTGATACACGGCAAAACCCCGAAAAGATCAACAAAACGGAATGA
- a CDS encoding DsbA family protein, translating to MNNITLFYVYDALCGWCYGFGPVIEKLHQNYADKIDFQVLSGGMITGGRVGPLTHMAAYIKQASPRVTELTGVPFTEAYLNGVLEDSTYIGDSTPPAIALSILKEAQPDMQVTFARGIQKLMFQEGKKINEAPAYLNLAEQAGMSATDFTQKFADPTYLAKAQEEFALVQNWGISGFPAVVVQKQDQLYLVANGFVPYAKLAATIDKVLA from the coding sequence ATGAATAATATAACCTTGTTTTACGTCTACGATGCCTTATGTGGTTGGTGCTACGGGTTTGGGCCGGTAATAGAAAAGTTGCACCAGAACTACGCTGATAAGATAGATTTTCAGGTATTAAGCGGGGGCATGATAACTGGTGGCCGGGTTGGGCCGCTTACGCATATGGCTGCTTACATTAAACAAGCCAGCCCGAGAGTAACGGAACTAACCGGAGTACCTTTTACGGAAGCTTACTTAAATGGGGTGCTGGAAGATAGTACGTATATTGGTGATTCTACGCCGCCTGCTATTGCATTAAGTATTTTAAAAGAAGCTCAACCTGATATGCAGGTAACTTTTGCCCGGGGTATCCAGAAACTTATGTTTCAGGAAGGTAAAAAAATTAACGAAGCTCCGGCTTATTTAAACTTAGCGGAACAAGCCGGCATGTCGGCAACTGATTTTACGCAGAAGTTTGCGGACCCAACTTATTTAGCCAAAGCGCAAGAAGAATTTGCCCTGGTGCAGAATTGGGGTATTTCGGGCTTCCCGGCGGTAGTTGTGCAAAAACAAGATCAGTTGTATTTAGTGGCTAACGGCTTTGTGCCTTACGCAAAATTAGCAGCTACTATCGATAAAGTACTGGCTTAA
- a CDS encoding aldo/keto reductase, giving the protein MKYNLLGNTGVLVSELCFGTMTFGGQGHWEAIGRQTQDEANQLLKTAVDAGINFIDTANVYSFGQSEQLLGEGLKQAGLSRNELFIATKVRGRMAAGVNQLGLSRYHIMQSVDESLQRLQMNHIDLLYVHGVDAATSVEQVVHTLHDVVTSGKVRYVGVCNWPAWLVMKALGIAKKHGWHEFVAMQYFYAAANRDVEQELIPLAQEEQLGFMPWSPLAGGFLSGKFTRNQTNTGGQSRRDTFDFPVIDKEKAYDIIDVLIRLGENYNVSAAEIALAWVRQQQGVTSTIIGAKTSEQLASNIHSTTFDLSTAELEELNAVSQPEKRYPGWMVERQMGDRLPAPDKKQKI; this is encoded by the coding sequence ATGAAATACAACTTATTAGGTAATACGGGCGTGCTGGTATCGGAACTATGTTTTGGTACCATGACTTTCGGCGGACAAGGTCACTGGGAAGCCATTGGCCGGCAAACCCAGGACGAAGCCAACCAGCTCTTAAAAACGGCGGTAGATGCGGGCATTAATTTTATTGATACCGCCAACGTGTATTCTTTCGGGCAGTCGGAGCAATTGCTGGGGGAGGGGTTAAAGCAAGCCGGCTTGTCGCGGAACGAGTTGTTTATTGCTACCAAGGTGCGGGGCCGGATGGCTGCTGGCGTAAATCAGCTTGGCTTATCGCGCTACCACATTATGCAATCCGTAGATGAAAGTTTGCAGCGTTTGCAAATGAACCACATTGATTTGTTGTATGTGCACGGGGTAGATGCGGCTACGTCGGTGGAGCAAGTGGTACATACGCTGCACGATGTGGTAACCAGCGGCAAGGTGCGGTACGTGGGCGTGTGTAACTGGCCGGCCTGGCTGGTAATGAAAGCTTTGGGTATCGCTAAAAAACACGGCTGGCACGAGTTTGTAGCTATGCAGTATTTTTACGCCGCCGCTAACCGCGATGTAGAACAAGAGCTAATTCCGCTGGCCCAGGAAGAACAGTTAGGTTTTATGCCCTGGAGCCCCTTGGCGGGAGGTTTCTTATCCGGTAAATTTACCCGCAACCAAACCAATACCGGCGGCCAGTCGCGGCGCGATACCTTTGATTTTCCGGTGATTGATAAAGAAAAAGCCTACGATATTATTGATGTTTTAATTCGTTTGGGCGAAAATTATAACGTGTCGGCCGCTGAAATTGCTTTGGCCTGGGTGCGCCAGCAACAAGGCGTTACCAGCACCATTATCGGGGCCAAAACGTCGGAACAACTGGCTTCCAACATTCACTCTACCACTTTCGATTTATCAACGGCGGAGTTAGAAGAATTAAACGCCGTTAGCCAACCGGAAAAAAGATACCCGGGCTGGATGGTAGAGCGGCAAATGGGCGACCGGTTACCCGCCCCCGATAAAAAACAAAAAATTTAA